The Candidatus Thorarchaeota archaeon genome contains a region encoding:
- a CDS encoding DHH family phosphoesterase: MVELLDELPSDMVCLLDEAAAALKGARRGLVVSHNDADGISALAILLTTLQREGIPHVWRNIHQLNSDTVLEVAGLVREHSPDLVVFTDLGSGQMPLILDNVTPEMGVTRVIVLDHHLLQDRAEDGLPEHVTELNPNIHGMSGSNDVSGAGMAFLLSVAVRATNTDLSELAVVGASGDMQDYYGKGFVGLNARIVDAAKRAGYIAVERDLTFFGINTRPLAQLLEYATEPYLPGLTGNRDACYSFFTERGIPLKSGPDEWRTWSDLNKEEKQLAVQGLIDVILEHYADPSIARGIIGDVFVLCNRPRKSEMRSAKEFSTLLNACGRNRRAEVGVEICLGSEEAYELGKALLQRHRANLADALRRLETGGASDRRGMYYVNDPLTPDTIVGIVIGMAQAARIVPDDRPVIGVSTNTTANTQKAKLSGRAPRHLVDRGLSLKEVFANSAKRLNERHGEMLAEGGGHPMAAGAFVRVEHLDEYVSLVSDEIERMLAQRRG; encoded by the coding sequence ATGGTCGAACTGCTAGATGAACTGCCGTCCGACATGGTGTGTCTGCTAGACGAGGCAGCCGCCGCACTGAAGGGCGCTCGAAGAGGACTGGTGGTCTCGCACAATGACGCCGATGGTATATCTGCCCTTGCTATCCTTCTCACAACGCTTCAGCGAGAGGGCATCCCCCACGTATGGAGGAACATCCACCAGCTGAACTCGGACACAGTCCTCGAAGTGGCAGGGCTTGTGAGAGAACACAGTCCAGACCTCGTCGTATTCACGGACCTTGGGAGCGGCCAGATGCCACTGATACTGGACAATGTGACCCCGGAGATGGGTGTCACACGAGTGATTGTATTGGACCATCACCTGCTCCAAGACCGGGCAGAAGACGGTCTCCCCGAACATGTGACAGAGCTGAACCCCAACATACATGGCATGAGCGGCAGCAACGATGTCTCAGGGGCGGGCATGGCATTCCTGTTGTCCGTGGCTGTACGAGCGACCAACACGGATCTGAGTGAGCTTGCTGTGGTTGGCGCATCGGGTGACATGCAGGACTACTACGGCAAGGGGTTTGTCGGACTCAACGCACGCATTGTAGATGCGGCTAAGAGAGCCGGTTACATTGCCGTCGAGAGAGACCTCACATTCTTTGGCATCAACACGAGACCCCTTGCTCAGCTCTTGGAGTACGCTACGGAGCCGTACCTCCCCGGCCTGACGGGCAATCGAGATGCATGTTACAGCTTCTTCACGGAGCGTGGCATCCCATTGAAGAGCGGACCCGACGAGTGGAGGACATGGTCCGACCTGAACAAGGAGGAGAAGCAGCTAGCAGTTCAGGGTCTCATCGACGTTATCCTAGAGCACTATGCGGACCCATCCATCGCACGAGGGATAATCGGTGATGTGTTCGTACTATGCAACAGGCCACGGAAGTCTGAGATGAGAAGCGCCAAGGAGTTCTCGACTCTGCTGAACGCCTGCGGACGGAATAGAAGGGCCGAGGTCGGTGTTGAGATCTGTCTAGGCTCCGAGGAGGCGTATGAACTCGGCAAGGCGCTTCTCCAGAGGCACCGAGCAAACCTTGCTGACGCGCTTCGGAGGCTTGAAACCGGTGGGGCCTCTGACAGACGAGGGATGTATTATGTCAATGACCCGCTGACGCCCGATACAATAGTGGGCATCGTGATTGGCATGGCGCAGGCAGCGAGGATAGTGCCCGATGACAGACCGGTGATTGGTGTGAGCACAAACACGACCGCCAACACCCAGAAGGCAAAGCTGTCCGGTAGGGCTCCACGCCATCTCGTGGACCGCGGTCTCAGTCTCAAGGAGGTCTTCGCCAACTCAGCAAAGAGGCTCAATGAGAGACATGGTGAGATGCTGGCAGAAGGAGGTGGTCATCCGATGGCTGCGGGTGCCTTTGTCCGTGTCGAACATCTCGATGAATACGTCAGTCTGGTCTCAGATGAGATTGAGAGGATGTTGGCACAAAGAAGAGGGTAG